TCCATAATCAGCATTCGCCTTTTTCCCACAGAGTGCATAATATGAAATGAACGCTAGAAAATGTTATACATATTGCTAATAATGAAGGAAAAATCCTAGGGCTTCGTGTAAACCTTCACACCTAATATCCATACTGATATATGCTCCTCGGCACAATCATACACATTACACGGATTGGACAAATCGATATATCtgagttttcttttatttctctttctttatcttttgggggagggaggggaataaaaattttgatgtGTCTAAAGCCGTTATAAACTTGCTGCAGCATTTCACGATTTCAAGTCCTTCTCTACACAAAGTTCTATCAATTCAAAGCTtctaagaaaatgaagaaaaatcttaGTCTCTCTCAGATGTATACTGACCATGATACCCCCAGAATCAAACATACATATTTATCTCAGTTTTCAAGGTTCAGCAGACAGATGGTAGGACCACAGCTTGGAACATGCTATATTTactgtattgatattttttatggatcCTTTAAGTGGGAGTTTTTCAGGGTAAAAAACTGACCTGTACAGCTGATGTATAGGCTAGAACTGCTCCACCTGGCTTGTAGAGTGAAATGAGTTGACTTGATGAATCCAAAACCACAGTAACAAGAGTTTCCATGATGGCCTCTTCCTCCGAAGTGGGATCCGCCAGGATGTAGTTCTTGTGAAGTATGCATGTTAGCGAGAAAGGAATGCTTCTCAGAGTGAGtttcctcttttctttattGACGGGCTCCTTTTCCAGCTTTCCTCCATCTTCCTCAGACACAACTATTTTACCATCATCATTTAGAGAAACTGCAGGGATTTGTACTGCAAGGCATGGACAATTTTATCACAAATAAGGCACTGCAGATTTggttaaatattttgagttaaatCTACATCCTAATATATACTAATGAAATTAAAGGACAAATTATGTGTGTTCAAACTGAAGTCTATGCAAGTATAATTGCATAATTGGTAGGTATAGAACCTCGTAAACAAGAATTATCCAATAAACATCCACTCAATATTATTAACTTGgctttaattgaaaaaaaaaaaaaccctgatCCCACGTATAGTTGATGAATAtcactaaaataaaaagtacgATTTCAGGCCATCTCATTCTAGAAAGGCAAGTAGACAATGAAAATACTTTCATGATATAACACTAAAAAAAGATCTCCAATCATATGGTGTAGAAGTtccagcaatttttttttttttataagtaaacaaattttattgatcaaagaattaGGCAAAGCCTGATACAAATACAAGAACACCTATATGCCCTAATTAAGAGGGCACaaaagagacaagaaaatcatgtaggtcTATGCCGTTGAAAtcaacagcaatggcccaagtacatagaGTCCGTAAAATAAAGCTATAAGTTCCTCTAGCGATCTCTCTTTGTCATCAAACATCCTCGCATTATGCTcctgccacaaacaccacatgatGTATATagagatcatcttccaaaccgctttaatCTGCTGCATGCCTCCTATATTTGTCCAGCTGGCCAGCACTGCCACTACAGTctccggcataacccaagccagCTCTACTCTACCGATCACCTCATTCCACAAAACCATTTCAACTATTAAATTGGCGGGACTCAACAAATTGTTGGCCTTGCACCATCAATATGTTATGAAACCTCAATATCCGATGCTACGGGGCTGAGGTCTGAAAGCAAGAAGCTTTCTTGAGTAGCACGTGCTCACAAGAAAGGAAGAACAAGAAACTGACACACATTTTTCCCAGATTCTACAGATTGACAGATATTTCCCaatttctatcaatttttttctgttcttacAAGTATCTAGAACACAAAAACACAgccaacaaaacattttcaaacatgCATGTATGTTTCGACGTGGAAAAAATGAATGATTGCGTATCTATACCAAAGCACCATCAATAAGGGTAAGAAACAGAGTCACGTGGAAGCGAGGTAAATAGGACTAGCCAGAGTAGAAGCTCCACAACTGATTGTGTATAACATTTGTGGCCCCACTCGTGGAGCCCTTAAGCAAGCATTTAGTAAAGTTCAGTATTAACCTTGCCCTTGTTTACTTTTTTTGGGGCTAGTTAAACATAGAGAGGACCAGCCCATTAAGGAATGGGCATCTGAACCGGGCCAAGCTCTTAGAATGAATGAGTACTTCGGGACTATCAAACCATCAGAAAAGGCAAGGAAACGGTGTATATTGCTAATGCAGAACTGAATTTTCAGGGTGCATTTGGTTGTTGGCAAGTAAGATAAATTTCCTAGGCTCTCTGTGAGTCCTTTTTATAGCATTTGAATGGACCACGAACAATACCAAGTGATATAAGGTACACAACACTTACAATGAAATAAGGCAGCAACAGCTGAAAGCAAAGCAGCATCAAAGAGAGCACCATCGGCGTCCAAACAGTATATGTCCTGCAAGATATTAATTGAGTACTATACAATTCAACAGATATCAACCAGTATAATTCAAGAGGTTCAAGAGAACAAGCTCAAAGCACCAGAAGGAAGACTTCCTATTCTTCTTAAAAGATACAAATGGTGATTCAGTGAGACAGTAAAAACCATTACCAGGTATGCCATCCATGCAGCTTTTCCACTGACCAAGGATAACTCCTTCAGATTAATCATGCCAGAACTGCAACAGCACATATTACATAACAGTGATACTAACCAGGAATGAAAGTGGAGTAGGGTAAGAAACTAATGTTAGATGAGACCATTGACGATCATAGAAGTTCTGATCAACCCAACAGATAGTGGTATAAAAAGGAGccataatttaaaaacttgagaaaaCTTACCTAGATGAGCTTGTAaatgtaatttctttttataattataaatgcaattttcttactaataaaaaccgtttataaatgaaattttcTTACAGCAACAATTGTTTTCGAACCgtattccaaaaaataatttcactaaaAACCATGAATATATCCTAAATGACTACCTTGACCACCAGATGTTAACCCATATTAAGGAGTTTGATGGCCTGAAGGGATCCGATATAGGGGTGAATGTTCATAGCATCTTTGGAAGAAAGAATTTAACTATCAAGAAGTAGCCAGAGAATTGAATTACATGCCTTGAAATAGTGTCAGATAATTGTTTTGACACAACTGGTGCTGCCTCGGCTGGCCTGCCAGGCCTAACAATTGGAGAACAAATTGGAGGCATGTGGAAATCAATAGCTGAAAATAACAGAAATATGCATATTGATATCCCCTATATAAAAGTGAGAAAAggcaagagaggaaaaaaataaatgcagctAGTCGACCTATGCAGCCCTCATCTGGTGACTCCATCGAAGGAGTCATGACTTCCATTTTAACAGCAGCCAGCATTGTCTGTCCGAGAGGTGGGGAAAAGTCTTTAATTTAGGTAACAAACAAAATTTATACCCGATACACATGTAGAGATAAAGCAAGAGAAAGGTACTTACAGTTGAACCGATCTTTGCCAATGCAGAGCCATCAGCAGATGCAACGGCACCTTgacagaagaaagaaaatggttgACCAGTTCAGTTTGAGTAGAAAcccaaataatgaaaaatttatatgagagatgaaagagagagaatgccaataaatgataatttttttttactaaccAAGAGCTATAGTTGTATCTCTAGCTCTTCCTAATGGCCTGCCATCAGGCCGTATGGATTCAGCCAGATGACGCTCATAAAATCGAAGAGGGAAGAGGCGTCTAAAAGCATCCACCTCCATTTCCGAAGACAAATCTCCAGATGCATCTGGCAACCCCATTTCTCTTCCTCGTATAAATACCTAGTGTTTCCCTCAACTTTCAAAATGGGGAAAACAGCCTTTTAGGATAAAACGAActaaataattttaagattGCAATACATTGTTGCATCCCAAAACAGAACTCGCCTTGTTTTTCTCTGGAAACAGAAAATGCGACAAAAGAAACTTGGGATGGATGGATTTCATATAAATGCATGGTtacagagagagacagaaa
This genomic interval from Juglans regia cultivar Chandler chromosome 3, Walnut 2.0, whole genome shotgun sequence contains the following:
- the LOC109004632 gene encoding exosome complex component RRP43, with protein sequence MGLPDASGDLSSEMEVDAFRRLFPLRFYERHLAESIRPDGRPLGRARDTTIALGAVASADGSALAKIGSTTMLAAVKMEVMTPSMESPDEGCIAIDFHMPPICSPIVRPGRPAEAAPVVSKQLSDTISSSGMINLKELSLVSGKAAWMAYLDIYCLDADGALFDAALLSAVAALFHLQIPAVSLNDDGKIVVSEEDGGKLEKEPVNKEKRKLTLRSIPFSLTCILHKNYILADPTSEEEAIMETLVTVVLDSSSQLISLYKPGGAVLAYTSAVQDCIALTRQRVWELQKILDEANSGMEVD